The genomic interval CTCGGCGTAGGACCGTTCTGTGGTTGTCTTGCTGGAATGCCCAAGAATCTGCTGCGCCGTTTCCAGGTCCGCTTGCTGTCTCGCCTGAGTCGCTCGTGTCTTGCGAAGTTGACCAGGCGACCAACGTGGGATCTCAGCCTTGTCACAGGCTTTCTGAATCGCCGTGTACAGCGAATCCTTCGTGTAGAATTCACCCACTTTTCGGGATTTAGCTTGGTCCCCGTATTCTTTACGGACGAATTCTTCCAGACCGACTTGAGGATCGAACACGTAGTCACTCCGACTGTGTTCGCGGAATGAGTTCAGTAACTTCTGGCAGCGTGGTCCAATGATAACTGAGCGATTCTTTCCTCGGTGGCTCGTCTTGTGTTTTTGCGGCTGGTAGACCCAGTTCTGTCCGCTGGTATCGATTTTGGACCAGCGCAACGCACAGGCTTCTGATGGTCGGCAACCAGTCAGCAGCATAAATTGAATTAGTCCCCAAACAGGACTTGTTACGTGCCGTTGGACTGCTTCCACATGCTCGATTTCAACTTTAGGCTTCGGTGTCGGCGGTTTTGCCTTCGTTCTCCCAGCCCGCAAACCTTTTACGGTTCGGAGTGCCTGAAAGTGGTTCACTGATACATATTCCTCACTGACTCCCCATTCAATCACCTGCTTGATGCGTCGAATGCGGCTGTTGATGGTTCCCTGGGCTAGTCCTTCATCAACCAATCGATCCCGTAGTTCCTTCAGTTTCTTCGGTCCGAAGTCTATGACTCGAACGCCGTGGAAATAGTTTGTGAGGGACCGGAGTGCGTATTTGAAGTTGTCCGCTTCCCCAGTCGGCTCACCGTCAACATCGACATATTCTTCAATGGCGTGCTTCATGAACAGCAAAGCCAGCCGACTGACAGTTAGGCTCACCTGAACCGCGGGATTCCGTTCGGCGTGATCAGCTTCCCACTGAGCCATAACTTCATCGAATTTTGCTTTGGACTCTGGCGAACCGTACTTGCCGAGGGAAATGCGTTTCCCGTTGACGGTTGTGCGTGCTTGTCCGCTCGTGCTGTGTAGTCCGTAGACTGGTTTGCGTGCCATTGAAACCTACTCCCGATAGTGAGGTATTCACGTTGTCCTCACCACTTCGCAAGTATGGAAGTGGTGAGTCGTTGGTGATCTTCCTCACTGCCCAGGTAGAGCAGGTTTCCGCAACTCACGGAAAGGAAACAAGTTGTGATTCTGCGACTGTGCCCGATAGCAGCGGTAGTACGTTGGCTTGGGAAGCTGGCGTGTTGCCACTACACCACAGCCGCACATTCTGACCGAGCATACAGGGCCTCAATGACGGTTGCCAGTCTCTGCATTCGATCGTACTCATTCGCACCCAGGTCTCTGCAGATTCCCACAGCATTGCCACGGTGGTCCGCCGATGTATGCTGCACCCCGGTATGCCGACCTTCTTTGAAGTCTGTTCGGAGCATTCCGCAATGAAATTGTCGGCGGTCTCAGTATGTTGAGCCGTTGTTCTGCTTCGTGTCATCAAGCGTAACCCGAAGATCTTTGCAAGGAACTGAACGATGCGTCTGATATTCGATGCTCACCTGGATCTGGCTCTGTTTGCTCTGGCGGAAAATCGTGATCAGACAGAAGAGGTGGCCACCATGAATGCTCGTGAATTCGGGCTCACCGACGCACTCAATCGCGGACACGCCGCAATCAGTCTGCCGGAGATGCGGCGAGCAAAAGTTGCCGTGTGTCAGTCAACGGTTGCCGTGCGGACGAACCGGGAAGCGCGTCCCACCAGTCGCTTCGATCTGGACTATGGAACTCAGGCGATTGCTTATGCTGCAGCACAGGGACAACTGGCCTACTATCGAATTCTCGAACAGCAGGGTGAAGTCACATTGATTCGGACGGCCGCGGAGCTGGACGCGCACTGGCGCCGCTGGGAAGAAAATGCCGATGACCGTCTTCCGATCGGGATCATTGTTTCCATGGAATGTGCGGATCCGATTGTCGAACCGGCGCAGGCCGAAGCCTGGTGGGAGGACGGGGTACGCAGTGTGA from Fuerstiella sp. carries:
- a CDS encoding tyrosine-type recombinase/integrase; its protein translation is MARKPVYGLHSTSGQARTTVNGKRISLGKYGSPESKAKFDEVMAQWEADHAERNPAVQVSLTVSRLALLFMKHAIEEYVDVDGEPTGEADNFKYALRSLTNYFHGVRVIDFGPKKLKELRDRLVDEGLAQGTINSRIRRIKQVIEWGVSEEYVSVNHFQALRTVKGLRAGRTKAKPPTPKPKVEIEHVEAVQRHVTSPVWGLIQFMLLTGCRPSEACALRWSKIDTSGQNWVYQPQKHKTSHRGKNRSVIIGPRCQKLLNSFREHSRSDYVFDPQVGLEEFVRKEYGDQAKSRKVGEFYTKDSLYTAIQKACDKAEIPRWSPGQLRKTRATQARQQADLETAQQILGHSSKTTTERSYAEMDLSRGQENALKFG